In the Mytilus trossulus isolate FHL-02 chromosome 1, PNRI_Mtr1.1.1.hap1, whole genome shotgun sequence genome, one interval contains:
- the LOC134696383 gene encoding heparan sulfate glucosamine 3-O-sulfotransferase 5-like isoform X2 — MSNFKWTFYTRGERYVNYDYCSADGTMRQQWKHAVVVVCVIFIILNISIYSNTIAWRDLNMNNIIYEDSIKFRKLLEQDQFSEKFHPVGTKRRFPQCIIFGVRKCGTRALLEFIGLHPQVQNAEHEMHFFDEDEKYNLGLEWYRKHMPYSYPEQITVEKSPRYFITDKVPERISMMNSTIKLIVVLRNPTTRVLSDYTQVYYNKLAKGVTFQKIEELVIDPYTGEINTDYKAVRISIYHHHFERWLRVFKREQILIVDGDNLILDPVSEIKHVESFLGLEHRITQDNFYFNKTRGFFCKKQGSMEKCLGATKGRPHPGTHPSVIRKLNKFFKPHNEKLFKMINRTFKWS; from the coding sequence ATGTCAAACTTCAAGTGGACTTTTTACACTAGAGGAGAAAGATATGTGAATTATGATTACTGTTCAGCAGACGGCACTATGAGACAGCAGTGGAAACATGCTGTTGTTGTTGTCTGTGTTATCTTTATTATTCTCAACATATCTATATACTCTAACACAATAGCATGGAGGGATTTAAATATGAACAATATTATTTACGAAGATTCTATCAAATTCAGAAAACTTCTTGAACAGGATCAATTTTCAGAGAAATTTCATCCAGTTGGAACAAAAAGACGATTTCCTCAATGTATTATTTTCGGAGTTCGGAAATGTGGAACAAGAGCTTTGTTGGAATTTATAGGACTACACCCTCAAGTTCAAAATGCCGAACATGAAATGCATTTCTTTGATGAAGATGAAAAATATAACTTAGGGTTAGAATGGTATAGAAAACATATGCCTTACTCTTACCCTGAACAAATTACTGTAGAGAAAAGTCCAAGATATTTTATAACAGATAAAGTTCCAGAAAGGATATCTATGATGAATAGTACTATAAAATTAATAGTAGTTCTACGTAACCCCACAACCAGAGTGCTTTCTGACTATACTCAAGTGTATTACAATAAATTGGCTAAAGGTGTCACCTTCCAGAAAATCGAAGAATTAGTGATAGATCCTTATACAGGAGAAATTAATACAGATTATAAAGCTGTTCGTATTAGTATATATCATCATCATTTTGAGCGGTGGCTACGAGTGTTTAAACGAGAGCAGATTTTAATTGTAGATGGAGACAATCTCATTCTTGATCCAGTGTCAGAAATAAAACATGTAGAATCATTCTTAGGATTAGAACATCGTATTACACAagacaatttttatttcaacaaaacacGAGGATTTTTCTGTAAAAAGCAGGGCAGCATGGAAAAGTGTCTTGGCGCAACCAAGGGAAGACCACATCCTGGAACTCACCCAAGTGTTattagaaaattaaacaaattctTTAAGCCTcacaatgaaaaattatttaaaatgatcAATAGGACATTCAAATGGAGTTGA